CGCACCTGGTCTTCCTGCCACCGAAGGCGCAGGGGTGCTCCGACTTACAAGCGGCGGCAGCGCTATGGCCCCAAGGCCGAGTATGAGCCGCCAAGGAAACAGCCAAAGCAACAGCACGGCCCGGGCCCTTGGTACCACCCACCCCGACGTCCCTGTTGGGCCGTGTATTCTAACTGGGGACGCTGGGGAGGGCCTTGGTGCCCACCTCCAGCAGGATTCTGGAAGCCCCCTGGTGGGGTGCAAGTGATCCGGGTGTACGGCCTGCACCCACTCTGTctttgctgctgctcctgctggcgCGGGCCCTGGAACCCCGGCTGGGCGAGGCCTCCCAGCAGGAAGAAGCGCTGGGGCCACCGGGGCCGCGGCCTGCGCCGCCACCCTCGCCGCCCCTTTCGGAGGAGCCCGCCTGTGGATCTGAGCACGCTGCTGCGGCCGGTCAACCTGTATGGGTGGCGGGCACCCGGCATGCGGGCGCCGCGCAACACCACCCAGTTCATCATGAACCAGATCTATGAAGACATGCGGCAGCAGGAGAAGCTGGAGCGCCAGCAGGAGGCGCTGCGGGCGCAGCAGGCCCAGGCCAGGGGCATGTCCTCCCCAGCCGGCACCTTTGGAAACGCACCCCCCAGCGGTGGTGAGGAAGACGCGGAGCTGCAGGAAGCTTTTGTGCAGAATCCCTCTCTAGTCTTCAGTCCTGACCTGGACGAGGAAAATCAGTCTCCCACCCCTCAAcagctggaagaggaagaggagaaaaatgatgaggaggaggaggagtgtgaCGAGGAGGAGGAGTGTGACGAGGAGGAGTGTGATGGAAAGGAGTTGGAGAGCGATGAGGAGGATGAAGAGTCAGATACCAAGGATGAAGAGGAGGTGGAAGaggctgactatgtgggggaggaggaggaggaggaagacgaggaagaggaggagcaggaggaggaggagatggaagaggaggggctgcaggaggatgagcagagggaggaagagaatcATTTGCCTCTGGAAATGCCTTTATCAATCCTAGTGGGggctgaagaagagagagagaactttatTAACTGTACTTATTTAAGCCCCCAACAGATAATTCCCAAAGTCCCACAGGAGAGTCTCCTCATGGTACAGGACATTTAACTGTTAGACATcaggaaaggggcagaggaaTGGGATGGAACTGATCTGAGGCTAAAATGATTTAGCAGCTTATTAAAGACCAATTAAAAAGTGAGTTCCATTAATAAAGATATCTATGTAAACCCCTTCTTTGgccattataaaatgtttaaaaacttggtgtgtttgtgtatgactgtgggtgggggtgggggagctttcCAATATAATTTAACTGGAAATGATTAAAggccaaatattttattattacagtttgaatattttcatttggtGTTTTCCCCTCTAGATgcttgaggttttttgttttttaaattctggcAATGCtgaaacttgtttctttttataacaaATGTATACATCTTATTTACTTAATGAGCCTGGAATCAACAGATATTTTTTGACTATTTCATGCCTGAGAAGGCTGTGCCATGTCTATTGTATGTCCATCAGTGCTCTTAACATGATAGCTGAAACCATTTTGAAATgcctattttaatatattttttttcttatagactTTCCACTTTCAGCATTCATTGCTGATGGTTGTGTTTTGGTAACCCCGGGTGCAGTCTCTGGTGGCATTGCTCATGTATATTCCTTGTTCCACAGTGCTATGGATCTTCCTCAGAAGAACATGAAGTTGCTTCTGTGGAACTGGTTATCTGCCATGGCCTCAACAATCCATAAATCCATGCATGGAGAGGATTCCCCATGGTCAGAAGTCAACTTGCCCATCTAGTTAAAATCCAAGGTAACTGCAAACACTGGAACAGAGCTTAGATTTTGGAGCCTTGTTCCTAGATATATTTCTTGTCATAAGTTcacaagaataataaaaatagtttttgcagaatggatttttaaaaaaaaaaaaagatgattggCCTTTTGggagtggaattttttttaaatttcttttccagttgtcTTCCTTATGAAGGAGAGTAAAACAAGTATGTTGTAAGTGCAAGATGACATGAGCTACTTTGTAATGTCTAAACAATTTCCTGTGGAGAATTCATCATTCTAAATAACAGCTTCTATTCATTTTTAGGAAGTAACGCATTTCTTCTTGGGCCCTAAGTCTCATAACTTAATAAAGGTTCCAGCCACAGCGTATTTCCAGAACATCTCTAGATGAAGAATTTGAGCCTGTCTCCCCCAAAATTACATCTTTTGACAAACTGTACTTCTAGGTAGAGCTTGAACCACTATTCAGTATTTAGTGAAGAGAAGATTTTATCCATGACACTCAATCACTAAATTTTAAGTATGTTCTTATTAAAGAAACACTTTCATTTAGGATTGAATTTCTTCACAATCACATCTGGACAATTCTCAAGTTATTCTTACGAAAGATTCCACTTTTCCATTACAGAATTCAGCACACATTAATTGCCTCCATATGCATGCAATATTATCCACAAGTCCTTGTAAAGGATGTAAACGTGAGCAGCGCCTCAGGAGTTTAGTTCATGAACCACTATTGTTTATAGAACTACTAGGGGCCAAGTGCTGCGAATAGTGATAAGGATACAACAGTGAATAAGGAAAATCCCCACTCTCATGTTGCTTGCCGTTTAGTCAATAGGACAGACAACTAAAATTAGACAAATTTAACTCACTGCAAAAACTCTGAAGGAAATGCACCATTATGAGAGTATATATCACAAGGGAACCCAAGAGTGAAGCTGGGGATGTTtactggggacagagggaggctAATAAAGGCCAGAGTTGGGAGGAGCTTGGGAGAACTCAGGTGCCTCTGAGGAACTGAGGACAGAAGGACCAGAGTGTCCTGAAGGAGCAGCCAATGAGCAGTGAGAGAGGTAGGCAGAACCATATCTGCTCATTGCTATATTATCCGTATCTTCTGAATAGACACCAGCAAGAAttaatgaaaggagaaaacagtcaTTGGTGATTCTCTACCTGAACTCATTTTTTTATTATCCAGATAGTGTGATGGTCCCTTTAGTAAGCCTGAAGGCTGATATGAAAAGATGAAATCACGTCGGGGCACAGGAGGGTTGGTCATCCCAGTACACCTAGTCCACTTTTCAGAGAACTTCCCACCCACTACCACGTGATGACTGGGTCCTCGGGGTTGCTTCTCAGCGTGGTTGGAGCCCCACAGTTCTCAGCCCCACGGAGACCCTCGCACTACTTGATTCAGGAGTATCAGTGTGTTAGTGTGGCTCTGAATAAACCCAGTCTTTAGCTTTAGAGGTAAGCACACTTGAAGGAAAATCACAATTTCCCAAAATTCTCATAAAGTTATTTCAAACTTAATGAGTGGACACAATGCTAATGGGGTGTCACTTAGCCATGTCTCTCAAGAatgcaagtattttcttttcaactGTCAGAAAAACAACATAAATCATAAATATGTTTAGAAGGCGTAGGCTTGATAAAAATCTTTGCTATCTATTCTCGGGTGTTTTTACACTCAGAGATTTTGGTATTTTCCTTTCCAGTGATTGACAGCATTTCTTGATTTATCTTCATTACTTTGTTTCCACAGTAaattaaagggattttttttcccctgtgaaaaTATTAGTCTTCTAAGGATGGTAAATACACTTGACATTTAGAGATCAACTCTGAATTCTGAGTTCGGTTTCATAAAATGTTATAGTATCTGCATATGCGGACAAGTCATTCCAACATATTTagttccattaaaataaacacaagagGTGAAATAACCCAGCTACACCAGACTGGCAGAGTCTgggaagaaaatgatacaaataacaCCCCATAGGTGGTCTTGGAGCAAGGGAGtgaacaggattaaaaaaaaaaccagctgctttagtttaattttgattttagggatataataaaatgatatatgcATCTAAGCTGTTTGTATTTAGACAGGTTCAAATTAATGTAATCACAATTGAAAACTGCTCTTAATATTAATGCTCCTGAATTACGTTGGCCTTGATTATCCATTCATTTAAAGCAAAATCAGAATGTGGCTTAGCTGTTTCAGTACTagtatttttctgcatctatttggGTTTTAGCCAATTAATGGAACATAGCCTGACTTCAAGGTGAGCGGATGGAAGAGAGTCTAGGCATCATCTGTGTGTTGTCACTGCTGCTTGAGAGACTGATGGCGGAAGTCTTGAGTCTCTGTCATCCTCAAACGTAGCTGTCATACCCCATTACCACTCACATCTACCGTGAAGAACAAACAACTGAATATTTAAGAAGCATTTCATGGTAGACTGTAAATCACTGTTAACCATTATACAAAAACTATGTTTTATAATCAAAATTATCATCTCAGTTACTGAACATTAGGTCAGTCTAGATTCATTAACAAGACCCAGGAAATCTGATTGCAATTTTGTTGGACTGAGATATCTAGACATTACAGTTGTTATCACTAAACTAAACAGGAACCAGCTTGTCTTGGAAATTCAGTTTTGGCTTCCATTAAAGAGTGTACAAAGGCAGTGGCCTGGACCTTAATACTGAAAGTATGGTCCAAGGACCAATGGTAGAGGCACCACCTGACACTTTGTTAGAAATGCCAATGCCCAGGctccacccagacctactgagttaGAAGCTGCCTTGCAGAAAGACGTCTAAGTGATATGTATGCACACTAAAGATGAAGCAGCTCTCTGCTTTAGGGGTTTGATTCATTACAGAGCCCTCTTGGGAATTTAATGATTAACATTGAGGTTTGTGggttcaaaattttatttaacaccTGTGTGACTAAGGCATGTTCCTGAAATTTTggcttattttcctcatctgtagtatctatctatctcatgggattaaatgagattatgatGATTAAATGGGTCAATATTTACCAAACACTCAGAACAGTGATATTTAGTATCTATcagttataataatatttaataaatgcacaCATGAGACCGCTGACACATTATGTGGTATGTAAAAGTCAGTTTTTAGTAATTAGGGCAACTATAAATGCAATATCTCACGAAATAATTGACAAAATGATTCATTAACTGTCTTGTTTTCTCTTGGAAAACTGCAATCAGGTATATTACTTTGAATTGCACATATCATAAGGACCAATTAAATCTCTAAAGCTGGATTCATTCCCCAAATACACTTTCTGTCCTTTATCTCCTCCCCTTACCACCGGGTCATgatgtttcctttctttgtatGGCAAACATTGATACCCAAATAGCTCCTGCTAAGAATTACTCACTCAAGTCAAGATCGTCCTTCCCCATACAGGAAAAGCATCTCTTCAAAGTCAAAACGCATGTATCATAATGCTTAAAGAAGGTTCTGTCTTATGCTGCTCCTGATGACAGTGAAAAttccaataaatgttaaaatcctGTTACAAGCCACTTGCGTAGAACATCAGGCTATTCACAACAGAGATCTAAAATTTCAAACAACATTTAAGCATATGCAAGACTTTAGCATACATTATCACATATAACTACACTATGAACCAatgctttatttcccttttacagatgaaggacctgaaattaaaagaagtaaatggtTTCAGGACCTAAAGTCTAGGTCCAAAGTTGTGGGTCCACTATATTAATGGAACATATCTCCCTGTTAtcttatttaaataatctttctaGGAACAAAATTTCCTTTAATAAGCTTGACTTGA
This sequence is a window from Camelus ferus isolate YT-003-E chromosome 12, BCGSAC_Cfer_1.0, whole genome shotgun sequence. Protein-coding genes within it:
- the CCER1 gene encoding coiled-coil domain-containing glutamate-rich protein 1, producing MTQTLNTREDPLNLGGGWASSAPLRTWSSCHRRRRGAPTYKRRQRYGPKAEYEPPRKQPKQQHGPGPWYHPPRRPCWAVYSNWGRWGGPWCPPPAGFWKPPGGVQVIRVYGLHPLCLCCCSCWRGPWNPGWARPPSRKKRWGHRGRGLRRHPRRPFRRSPPVDLSTLLRPVNLYGWRAPGMRAPRNTTQFIMNQIYEDMRQQEKLERQQEALRAQQAQARGMSSPAGTFGNAPPSGGEEDAELQEAFVQNPSLVFSPDLDEENQSPTPQQLEEEEEKNDEEEEECDEEEECDEEECDGKELESDEEDEESDTKDEEEVEEADYVGEEEEEEDEEEEEQEEEEMEEEGLQEDEQREEENHLPLEMPLSILVGAEEERENFINCTYLSPQQIIPKVPQESLLMVQDI